TCCTTCGTTAGTACTTTTAGTGTTCACGGTCGTCTTACCGTTGATCTTTACTTTCTTGATTGCCTTTACGAACTATAAATTCAACAACTCACCACCAGCAAAGTTAGTCGAATGGATTGGGATTCAAAACTTCTTGAACATTTTCACGGTCGATATTTTCCGCGATACGTTCGTTAGCGTTCTTGGTTGGACGCTTGTCTGGACAGTCGCTTCAACGACAGGAGTCATCGCGATCGGGATTGGACTTGCTGTCTTACTGAATCAAAAAGGACTCAAAGGGAAACGATTCTTCCGTTCGATTTTGATTCTTTCATGGGCAGTACCAGCTTTCATCACAATCTTGATTTTCCGCTCGATGTTCAATGAAACATTTGGTGTCTTCAATACGACATTACTACCAGCGATTGGTCTTAATAATGGTATCGAGTGGATGACGGATCCGACGTATACGAAACTCGCATTAATCGGCATTCAGTGGTGGTTAGGCTTCCCGTACATCATGACGCTGACGACGGGGATCTTACAGTCGATTCCTGAAGATCTTTATGAGGCTGCAACAATCGATGGGGCAACTTCGGGTGAGAAATTCCGCTTAATCACGTTGCCGATGATTTTGTTTGCAACGGCACCAATCTTGATCACACAGTATACGTTCAACTTCAATAACTTTAATATCATTTATCTCTTCAACAACGGTGGTCCGGCAGTACCTGGACAATCGGCTGGCGGAACGGATATCTTGATTTCATGGATTTACAAATTGTCACTCGGCTCGAACCCGCAGTATGGATTTGCGGCAGCCATCACGCTTGTGTTGTCGTTCTTCATCATGACGATTGCCGTCATTCAGTTCAAGCGTTCAAAATCATTTAAAGATGAGGATATGATCTAATATGAGAAAACAAAACCGAATCAACATGGCGTTGTCATATCTCATTTTGACGATCGCCTCCATCATTATCGTTTATCCACTCCTTTGGGTCGTGGGTACTTCACTCAACCCAGGGAAAAGCATTACATCGGATATTTTCCCAAGTAATCCGACCTTGATTCACTATTTCGATTTGTTTGATCCAGCAAAAACGGATTATAGCATGTGGTACTTGAACACGATTAAGATCGCCGTCATTACGATGGTCGTCTCCGTCGCCTTGATTACGTTAACAGGATACATTTTTTCACGTTATCGTTTCGTCGGTCGGAAAAACTCACTGATCTTGTTCCTCGTCTTGCAAATGGTCCCACAATTCGTTGCGATCATTGCGATTTATGTCCTGCTTAATATGTTAGAATTGTTTGATACGCATCTGGCGCTCATCCTACTCTACTCGGGTGGTGCGATTCCGATGAATACGTATCTTGCTAAAGGGTATTTTGATACAATTCCAAAAG
This window of the Exiguobacterium acetylicum genome carries:
- a CDS encoding sugar ABC transporter permease produces the protein MRKQNRINMALSYLILTIASIIIVYPLLWVVGTSLNPGKSITSDIFPSNPTLIHYFDLFDPAKTDYSMWYLNTIKIAVITMVVSVALITLTGYIFSRYRFVGRKNSLILFLVLQMVPQFVAIIAIYVLLNMLELFDTHLALILLYSGGAIPMNTYLAKGYFDTIPKELDEAARMDGAGHLRIFWQIILPLAKPMVAVIALFNFMAPFNDFILASLVLRSPEKQTLAVGLYNMVSEQFDNNFTLFAAGAVLSAVPIVLLFFAFQRFFVSGLTAGGTKG
- a CDS encoding carbohydrate ABC transporter permease, coding for MAAIATPHPTNPTPEKKTNHRTIAALMSIIPGVGQLYNKQFLKGATFFVVVLSYFLVNFELFFKGAGNGPGDRGAIWGLITLGEVPGVRGDHSIFLMVEGIIALLLLIFGIAIYVWNFIDAYRIGKLRDMNLEVPSLKMQLRNFRDNGFPYAMLIPSLVLLVFTVVLPLIFTFLIAFTNYKFNNSPPAKLVEWIGIQNFLNIFTVDIFRDTFVSVLGWTLVWTVASTTGVIAIGIGLAVLLNQKGLKGKRFFRSILILSWAVPAFITILIFRSMFNETFGVFNTTLLPAIGLNNGIEWMTDPTYTKLALIGIQWWLGFPYIMTLTTGILQSIPEDLYEAATIDGATSGEKFRLITLPMILFATAPILITQYTFNFNNFNIIYLFNNGGPAVPGQSAGGTDILISWIYKLSLGSNPQYGFAAAITLVLSFFIMTIAVIQFKRSKSFKDEDMI